One Echeneis naucrates chromosome 16, fEcheNa1.1, whole genome shotgun sequence genomic window, AACTATGAAAAGTTAGGCCCAAAGATAAGACAGTTCAAAGTTCAAGACAGTTAGGACAATTCagttcaaaattaaatgaaaccaCTGAAATTAGATAAGAGCTATGAAATTCACACACTTGAACGCTCACAGTCACTATAAACAACAGGCCACAGTGATGAACGTTGAATAAAATTCTGCCCTCAAACTTGTACTCAGCATACATATGATAAAACATGAGAAATATGTAACTGTGTTGTTGTAACGGTACATACTCTACTTTTATTATCTATTTTGGATAGCAGGTTTATACACACAGGTTCTAAACTCAGAACTAGCCCAAAATGTTTCTTAGTGTGCTTTTATAAGAAGACATAAGAACTGCTCAGTCAACAAGTGCAGTATGGTGCTATGCTTTAGTTTGCAAGAATGTAATAACAATCTTCAGTACACTAACATGATGACGATTACCCAGAATGCCCTTACTGACTCGTTTCTCGACACTCAGTCTATGAACATGGCACACAGAGGTCTGACATATCTGCAAAATTTTGTGATATGAATGCAAATAAGTTGGTGGGAGCAGATAGCAGGGAATTTCCATGCATGCAGTGGTGCAGCCTATCTCTGTGTCCGCGTGAGACTGGTAAATGTCTGCTTCATAAAAACGTGCTCATAGATAAACAGATACCACTTGTCTGATTTGCTATTGGGAGCAGACTTCAAACTGTCAGCACGACTCAGCAGTGGACTCGTGGAACCACTGGAACAAAGGTCAACAATTAGACTGGATGCAGCAGGAGCTGGTCTTGTCCCTGACATTAAATTCCTGGCTCTACAAAATGTCTAGCCACAACGCTTGGAGCCACCACCGTTAACTGTTACTGTTTTCTATTCTTATCGGTGAGGACATGCTTGTACCAATATTTGTACATCTGTCACCAATTCACTGCTGCAAACCAAGCTGTTCCtctcatctttttgtttttgacaaaaaagattattcaaaaacagaaatcaagcTGTTTACGAGAGATACTGTGGACCCTCATCAACAGAAAAGAGGGTTTGCTCCCCTTTTTTAATCCTTTAATTGTCCTCTAATGCTCCTCATGTCATCTCTGACATTAAAAGCCACTATTCAAGCATTGTTTTGGCATTCCTCTACAAGAAGACGAACAGACTAGACGGCCACTCTGCCTAAATGTCGATTACAGTAGGTAATTTAAGATGGCCCTGACAAAACATTATCGAGCTGGCACTTGGCTTCAGCAACAGTGATTGTGTCATCATTCTGACCGAAAAACCCAGGAGTGGGAAATTTTTGCTTTGTCACTCACTGACACTGCTCTGCACTGAAAGCAGATAAAAAGGGATACTGCAAGTTTCATTCTGCCACTGTCCTCAGCCTAGCTATCACAATTGTATGGttttatacataaatacaaagtACATCTGAGAAATATACAGCATGTGGTTGCCTGAAGCCGGTGCCCCAACTTACCGGAGGCTCTCCAGTTCAGCCGGCAGGTCCAACTTCATCAGTTTCTTGAACTTCTTCAGATGTGCCTCCCGTACAAAATTAAGTTTCAACACTTGATCCATATacctaaaggaaaaaaagaacacaaaatacatatatacataaaaaaagaaaactgatctTGTAGTAGACAGAGTGATAATGAAGGTGTCTTTACCTGTCAATGGTCCCAAACAGCCACTTAGGCTCTTTATTAAAGGGCATGATCATGTTGTGGAAACGTGCCAACTTGGTGGCGATCTCAGCTGAGATGGCAGGATGTGAAAGTTGATCTGTACGCATACGGGTGTTCTGGGAATGCAGACACATGGAAATGACTTCGGGTACAAATGCTTGTTCAACATTAGGATCTGGATCAAGTAACAATTCTTAGACTCTCAAAATTCCACAAATTTGTATGTGTACTTAGGTATGTATCATACCGGAAGATATTGTTCTAACCGTCCTTCAGGAAAGATGCCGTAAAGTCTTGGCCCAAGAGTTCGCTCTGCGAGGATAGCAAACATCACACTCTCTAACACAAGAGAGTCCACTCCCTGTGACAAATTTACAGAGAGACAATCAGCCATGACCTTCCTGTGCTTTTGATTTCTCTCACACTTCCATGTACTGTAGTACAATGGCACTACTAAATTGTTTTCCCCACACATTTTCATGGAATAGTAGCTCCTCCCGAGAACACTACTAGGACAACAAACCTGTAGGATGGCGCCGTAGATTCTGAGGAGCACCTGATGAGGTTCCTCTCCCTCAGGCTGCACATGCTCAGGTAAACTACACAGATACAGCAGATTACTCAGTCCACcgctgcaaaacaaaaataccacGCGTTATCAATCTGGAGTAAAATTTGATGGCCCGTTTAGAGTTGCCATAAAGATAATTTGCTCATATAATTCACTTTTCTTTGATAAAGCctttatgttgtgtttattcTCCTGTGCCAGAGTTTATCATTAAAGTCAACGAGCAGTACAGAAGAAgtctaacacaacacacactaaaCACTGATGGTTAGTTTTGTGGCTCCTTAGATGAAGACCCTACCATAGTGTTGGAGAGACAGAATCAACAAAATACGACAAATAgctaaaaatattattaaattaaaaataattaaaacactcGATTGAGCCAAATGAATGATGGCTCCTTGAAAGGTCACTACAATGAGCACTCATACGTGTGTTAGACAGGACCAAAGCATCCGTCTGTTCCCTTACCTTACGATGCTGATTTGAAACTCGTCCTCCCGGATAGTCTTCCACGACCCTGACAAGAAGTCTCTGCACCAGGTGAACGCCCTGCCCCTGGTGTCCCGGTCCACCTCCTCGGTTCTGCCATCCCGGAAAGACTCTGCCTCCGAGTCGTCATCACAGCTGGCCCCGCACAGAGGACTCGGGGTCCGCAGGTTTCTGTCGTTCACCAGCAGCGCGCTGCCCACCCGTCTCCTGTCCGCCGGAGGACCCCCGGCCTCGGCTATGACTGCGGGGACGCTGCTGAGAAGCTCCGGTTTGTCTACTCCGTTCAGACGGTCCCCGTCGGACCTGCCGCCGCTCGTCGCATTTCGACCCGTCTGCATCGTTACTTTCCGGGCGAAGAGAAAAGCGGGAGGACCGGTGTGAAACGTCGGTCTACGGCGGCAGACTGGACTCGCTGGCGGACGCGTCTGGCCGGTAAAGCTACTTAACCGGAAGAGCCGAGCAAGGCCGGTCGGTCTGAATGGCATGAGAGAGGTGGCGGGGAAAAGGCGTGAAACGATAATCCTCCCGGGAAACACAGCCAGCGACATCACCAACGGGCAGGGCCGGCGTCCAATCACAACGCGAGTCCCCGGGCATCGGCACACCCCATTGGTCGGTTTGGGCACGTGACGAAATTCGTCAACTTCCTGTGGCCTGCTGCGGGTTTAAGTTGTTTAACCCGGAACTGAGGAAAGCTGAGTTTTCCCTTTCAGAGAGGTGCACAACTCAGTAGCTGACCGGTAACTTAGCCCGATCGGGAGCAGGTTTTCCAGTTTCTAATGACttcttgtttcagttttcattcGTTCAGCAGGTCTGGTGACGCAGCTGTTGAAGCGGTGTCCAGCCTCAGATACCTGGGCGGTCATCTCAGTCATGACCTCACCTGACCCCAAAACACTTCCCGTCTGGTCAGGAAGTTCCCGTCGGTGGCACACAGGACTCAGCCGCTCAGTGCAGATGTGGGGTGGAGCGTGTTGTCTGCTCCTCCATCTACAGCACCAGAGGCAGAAAGAGGGCCATCTGCATCATGAAAGATCCCATCATCCCGCACATTAAATCTTCCGTCTTCCTTCGAGGAGAAGGCTGCAGAGCATCCAGAGCAAGACCACCACATTAGTaattcctcttcctttttttcccactaTTTAGTAATATTAtctatataattataattataaatatataattatataaatataattataatattctTTCTTAAACCTTTCAGTTTCATTAGTTAATCTTATTTAGGCTTACTTATAATTGGTTGCACTAGTGTAGTAATGTAGTCATGGCAATTACCGGCAACAcaaatttcatttccatttcatgtgAATGTAACTGGAATGAAACGAAAAACTTGAatccttcatttcctctttccgTCCGTATCACACACATTTTGGACTGGCTGTTCGAATAAACATTCAGACAGTTTGAGAGGcctatagatatagatagaaaTCCTCAAGGATGCTGTACATGAAGGGGCTGTAAGTTTAATGATAACAATGTATAGTCATACTGTATATTCCATGGGGAGAAAACTATCAATAACATATAACACGAAGATGTCATCTCTGGCGGCCTCTCTGTGACAGCAGACAATgtgtcttcatcatcctcatcacccTGTCGGGATGAGCATTATGTTTTTTCGATGtaattcaaataattcaaatcaTTTTGCATAAATTCAATGTTTAGGTAGCCAACTTGCAGCTCCAAGGAGTTGTGTTGTGGCATGAGGTTCCACAAGGCATTCCCATCAATATCTGACATATGAAAAgcccataaaacaaaaaaataaagcctataaaagaaagaatataAGCCTAGGCCTATTTCATGTTAAGAAAACACCCGTGTCCTGGCGGGTGATTGGCTCAGATGAGACTATAACGTCTGAGCCTTACCTGTTTGAATTATGttgttatatttcattttaagctGCTTCCAAGTTTCAGGaagttaaatgttaaacatgTTAAATATACAAGTCTATTTATTTATGCAATCATTAAAACTTATGCAGGAGCATTTCTTCTTGGCAGCTGTGCTACTTTTCCTCctgaaaaaagggggaaagggAAAAGGGGTTCCATTAATAATAGCTTTTTATTGTCTCGGCACATGAGCTGAATCAGCCATTCTAAAACCGGACAGTGAGGctgtttcaaatcaaaatcagagtTTGTTGAATCTCCTGAAAGCGGGCTCTGTATGCCGAAGGAAATGTTTGCTTTGAGGTGTGACTGAAGCGGAAACTTGACGTTGTTGTGTATTAGATAAAAAACTTAGCTACAAATAATGCAGTCGGGAATGTGATGGATTGAACTATGTTATTTGATGATATGATTGGTACATATTTGGTATTCTCATTTAGTTGGCATCGCTGTGGAAAGGACTAACTGATTGGCTCCTCTAGCGGTAAATAACTTGATATCACCACTAAGTTGAGGCATAGttactttttttaatgcagattAATAGTTTTTAAGTATGTTAGAATAGAATGGAAATGACAAAGGCTATAAGAATGGCATTTTATGAGATCAGACAACACATTCAGAGACTTGGAAGATTTATTTGAAACTCCATGACTTCTACAATTGTACACAAGGAGCAGAGATTTCATGGAAAGAAAGTTCTTCATTGGCTCTGTTGGGTACCGTCGGCTGGCTGACTGAAGACAAGCTCACGACTGCTGACCAAGGTGGTCTCAGCTCTGGTGCCTTTCTGGACAGATGCTACAATGTCTCTCCCTATGAACCAAACATGTCATTGATGAGTTTGTGTACACCAACCAAATGTCGCACCATAGTTTTAAGAGGCCATTATTTACCCTACCAACTGCTTAGTACTGTCTTTAAaggactttttttcttctgactgtACTGCTCAATAAGGCTGTCATATCTAACAAGAGAGGCAGCAACTGAGAAAATTTAAAAGCACTGTTCACTCTGGTGTGAGTTCTTGTTCATTATTATAAAGAAAGAATAAGGGCAATGTTaggtaaataaaataatatattcatgACAATCGTTTGCATGCCAAAAGTCTGTGACCTATTAGTTCGTTTGTTGACAGCATgccaaatattaaaaaaggaagatgGACAGGTGATTCCCAATCCCTTTGCTTGAAAGGGAATCAGCAGGGCAAATCAAGCAGGGCAAATTGATCAGGGGAATGGCCAGATCATATGGCAACAGTCAAAATGatgtaaatgataaatacaaatactttttttttccattgataAATAATGTGCCTTTTCAACAACCATCCCTCTATACTGGGATGGTTGTGGAGTGACTGTCAATTTTGCAACCTGTACATGCTTCATAACACCACTGAAGTACATTGTCTCAGTAGTTGACATATCTAAGCTCATAATTGAGCAAATTGGCTAAAgtggattttacattttaaggaaaaatatgcacagaaaacaaactgctaaTGTGATAAGGTACAAGTAGTTTTAGTGTCAACAGGATGAATGCTCTACTACTCACTCTTTCTGAAGCACCTAGGTTCACAATTATTTCCAAGAGAGGGTTGACACACAGTTGCATCACAGTGGATATACACCTGGTGGAaaacaagtgttttgtttgcaaaaaGGTAGACAAGGTCATattaaaagaaagatttaaaaaaaaaaaggatcccGTACCTTCTCCCTGAGAGGAATCACCTCTGGATTTGCTTGTCCTCCCTTGCCTTGAGTAGCACTACTAGTTGCCACAAAAGTGAACATCTTGAAAATAAAACGCCTGTAGTGGGTTGGATACAAGATGTCTGGTGAACTACCCACTGGCACCAACTGGGTCAAGTAACGGTCATCACGGTAGGGGCAGCTACGATAAGAGGAGAGAGTGGAAGAGGGTCTCAGTATACCACCAAAATTAATTATCTTAACAACTATCTTCAAATCAGCCCATCATTTGCATTTACCCATCAATCAGCAAGTCCCACTGAGGCAGACTGTGAGGGTATGGGTCACAAGTTGCCCAGCATCTTCCAAGAGTCAAGACAATGTTGGGATCGGTTCTCTCTAGCATTCGGACTTCAACGTACACAGGATCCCTGAGCACCTTTGGGACAGGATAGTCAGCATCCTGGTAATAGGAGCTGAAGGCCACTTCCtctgatgaaacagaaacactggTTAGTGACACAGCCACTGTCAAATTGGGTTAACAGCCTAAATATCTCTCTCGCACTAACCTTCCACACAGCCCTTGGATATACATATTCCATTGCCAAGTCTGAGCTCCACACGCAGAGGTCCTGGAGCAGCAACTGGGGGCGGTGGTGGAACGTTGCCAACCTCTATGACCAGAGCCTCAACTGAAGTGCCGATATATTTACACTGGATAATTAGCCTAACAGGTTAAATAAGGTTTATATCAGAAAATATATGAGTAAGGATTGGTCTGTAAAATGTAACaatgaaataaaccaaaccTGTAGTAGCTAACTCAGGGTGAGCTGTATCTCCTTGATGTAGTTAAATTATTTCAGTACTGTGAAGCTTTGGCTACATGTAATAATCTTTTGTCACGCCTACTCACTGttacaaaatggaaaacacataCTCAAAGCTGCTGTCCCTGGTAACTGCTCCCCACCGTCCAACAGCAACTTCAAAAGACGATGCCATCCTGTTCTCATAGATTAAAGTACCAGGCTCCTCCTACAGTAGGTTGGCAGTATTTCAGTCTTATTTACTACCTGTcaaaaatgaactaaaatcaAGTTGAGCAGCCAAAAGACTGACCCTTACCGTCACAACAGTGCCACAGGCAGTGACAGGGAACTGGTAGATGGCAAAAGCTGAGGTGGTACCAATAGGACCACAGTTTTGATCACTTCCAAGGAAACGAATTGTTTCCAAGTCAAGGTTTGGTAGGGTGGCGTCTCTGGCCACCACCACAATGAACTGGGCATCCTTGGTGCACTGAAGAGTCACTGAGAATGACAAGTTAGACAGCAACTGCACTGTTCAAACTACATTCATTGCATGTATTACCTCCACCATGAGTGTCAGAATGCTGTACCTTTCATGTTCTGTGAAGAATAGAGAAACACTTACCAGCTTTGCCATAATAGCACATGCGTCCATCAAAGCAGCAATTTATATGGTCACACTCAGAAGCAGTGATGCCGGGAAGACCGCAAGATATCTTGGATGCCTCTTCCACTTCACAGGTGTGAAATGATGGATTCGGCAGCTTTGTATGTGGAGGAACATTTGACTGCTGGGGAATCTTTGCCTGCTGAGTATTTTGTTCACCACCCCTTTTGGGTGGTGTAAGATGTTGCCTCTGGGGCTCTTGGGGTGGGTATAGTGGACGCTGTGGCCGTTTAGGGTTCTTAGAATATTGAGCATCACCCAGGGAGGCAAGTATGGCCACCGCCAGAAGGCACCCACAAATCAACTTGTCTGCCATGGCCTCACAGCACAGAGTGATTCATAAAGAACACTGGATGCTgtgaagaataaaatgaaaatttgctGAGTTTTATAAGGTTTGGGTAGTGCTGAGTCATTGATTTCTTGCATCCCATTTGCTGCTAGCAACTACCAATCAAATGCTCTACTTACTGTGTGGTTTGAGGTGGAGCAAAGAGAGGCTAAAACCTAAACTCAAAAGCTGAAATTATAGCAGTTGTCACTGAGCTTTTACATCTGTACAAATTAACCCTACAGATCAGAGAGAACATGCCACTAggtattaaaatacataaatccAATATATCtaatattaattaattgatATCTGCACCATGCTTGGTACAGAGAGcccactgattttttttaaatacagaaaacccttaatttatattatattatatataagaGTAAGTGACAAAACCTGTAAGTATTTAGTCCTGGTTAAAGGCAAAACTATAAATGAAACATTCTAATTCTCTCTTTGTGACAAAATAACAGATTTCTTGCAATTTTTTTgacattacaaatgttttttaaatatgttaGATATATTTTTCATAGTATGTAATGATCCTGTGTAAAAACATTCAAGGACctttgctggggaaaaaaaaaacgctcaCAAAAAGGTCACTGGTTGGAAATTCAGGTTGGTCGCACATGGAAGTCACTCTCACCGTCCTAgaacagcaatttttttttgatGACCTTGTTGAATAAGACAAGATAAAGTACATGTATGCATATTTTATATCTGGAGTTTTAAAAGAAGTTAAGACGAACCTTTCAAAGAATCTTTTGTGTAGTGTTGATCTTTCCCTGTATGTACAATTGGATTTTGATGAATAATGTCTTGGTTATAGAATGAAACACTGTTAAACTATCTTTCACtgttacaataaaaaatatgaagtaTTTTAACCTATTGGAATTATATACTAAACTACTTGATTTAATAAATGTTGACTTGAATGTAGCTTTTAATATTAAAAGCCTCTTTTGAGGCTTTTTATCACCCAAACCTTATTTTGTTCAATCTTAAAGTTGACTAATTTGATTGATGGTGATGGATAAATTTTTTTTGGATTAAATTCTTGTTAAAATAGGGCAGTTGGGGCTAAAGAATggaaatacaaacaatacatttgtaaaaaa contains:
- the LOC115056168 gene encoding zona pellucida sperm-binding protein 4-like, which gives rise to MADKLICGCLLAVAILASLGDAQYSKNPKRPQRPLYPPQEPQRQHLTPPKRGGEQNTQQAKIPQQSNVPPHTKLPNPSFHTCEVEEASKISCGLPGITASECDHINCCFDGRMCYYGKAVTLQCTKDAQFIVVVARDATLPNLDLETIRFLGSDQNCGPIGTTSAFAIYQFPVTACGTVVTEEPGTLIYENRMASSFEVAVGRWGAVTRDSSFELIIQCKYIGTSVEALVIEVGNVPPPPPVAAPGPLRVELRLGNGICISKGCVEEEVAFSSYYQDADYPVPKVLRDPVYVEVRMLERTDPNIVLTLGRCWATCDPYPHSLPQWDLLIDGCPYRDDRYLTQLVPVGSSPDILYPTHYRRFIFKMFTFVATSSATQGKGGQANPEVIPLREKVYIHCDATVCQPSLGNNCEPRCFRKRRDIVASVQKGTRAETTLVSSRELVFSQPADGTQQSQ
- the chkb gene encoding choline/ethanolamine kinase gives rise to the protein MSLAVFPGRIIVSRLFPATSLMPFRPTGLARLFRLSSFTGQTRPPASPVCRRRPTFHTGPPAFLFARKVTMQTGRNATSGGRSDGDRLNGVDKPELLSSVPAVIAEAGGPPADRRRVGSALLVNDRNLRTPSPLCGASCDDDSEAESFRDGRTEEVDRDTRGRAFTWCRDFLSGSWKTIREDEFQISIVSGGLSNLLYLCSLPEHVQPEGEEPHQVLLRIYGAILQGVDSLVLESVMFAILAERTLGPRLYGIFPEGRLEQYLPNTRMRTDQLSHPAISAEIATKLARFHNMIMPFNKEPKWLFGTIDRYMDQVLKLNFVREAHLKKFKKLMKLDLPAELESLRALLAATPSPVVFCHNDVQEGNILILEEQDHTSTEKLMLIDFEYSSYNYRGFDFGNHFCEWMYDYTYDQWPFYKATPENYPTREQQLHFIRNYLSEDRRHTDATTDQTQIEEDMIIEANRYALASHFLWGLWSIIQAKISKIEFGYMDYAQCRFDAYFKQKKLFS